The sequence GTATCTTTTCGAAATAAATACAGAAATGTAGACGTGTTGTTGATTGATGATATTCAATTTTTAACCGGTAAGGAAGGAACTCAAGAGGAGTTTTTTCATACTTTTAACGCTTTACATGAGGCAAATAAACAAATCGTCATCTCTAGCGATAGGCCCCCAAAGGAAATACCTACCCTAGAAGATCGACTTCGCTCTCGATTTGAATGGGGGCTCATTACAGATATTCAAGCACCAAACCTAGAGACAAGAATTGCCATCATGAAAAAAAAGGCTACTACAGAAGAGATGGATATTCCAAACGATGTACTAAACTTTATCGCTAGTAAAATACAGTCTAATATTCGTGAACTAGAAGGTGCTTTAATAAGAGTAAACGCATTCTCGAAATTGACAAATCAAAAGATCTCTGTTGATGTAGCGAACGAAGCCTTAAAAGACATCATCTCGAATAACAAACCAGAAATTATCACTGTCGATTTAATTAAAGAGATTACTGCAAAATACTTTAACATTGAAGTAGAGGACTTTAACTTAAAGAAGAGGACAAGGGCTATTGCTTATCCTAGACAAGTAGCTATGTACTTATCTAGGGAACTAACGGATTTATCTTTACCTAAAATTGGAGAGGAATTTGGTGGTAGGGATCACTCTACAGTCATTCATGCTTATGATAAAATCGCCAAGGAAATCGAGTCAAACTTTGATTTTAGAAACCTTATCCAAAGAATAACGAAAGAAATACAAGGCAATACTTAATATTTTATCAATGTAGAGCAAAATTATGCTCTTAAAATAAGATATGTGAACATTAAGTCGCTTGTGGACAAATCTTAATAACTTTTCTTTAATTTCAACTTTTATCAACAAGTTATAAACGTGGATAATTTTAGACTTAAAGGACTACTTTAACTTATCAACAAATTCACACCCCCTACTACTATTATTACTAAAATAATTTAAATAAATAATTAATTATACGGAGGCTCTACTTATGAATTTTATTACGAGTAAAGATTCACTACATCATGCTGTCAATATTGTTCAAAAAGCAGTATCGAATAAAACAACTATGCCTATTCTTGAAGGAATCTTGTTTCGAATTGTGGACAATACAATCTATTTAATGGGAACGGATTTAGAAATTGGTATTAAGACCGTATTACCTGGACAGATTATTAGCAGCGGTAGTGTAGTTATATCTGCAAAATTGATTTCAGAAATCGTAAGAAAATTACCTGATGACGACGTTATAATAGAGCTAAAAGAAAATCACGTTCTCAATATTAAGTGTTCGAACTCTGAATTTAATATACAAGGTCAAAGTGGAGATGATTTTCCTCAACTGCCTGAAGTAGACTCTGCACAAGAAATATCTGTTCCAAAAGAACTATTTAAGGGAATGATTCGAGAGACTATTTTCTCTGTAGCTAAAAATGAAAATATTCCTATATTGACAGGTGAACTTCTTGAGTTACAAAATGGAATACTAAAATTTGTAGCTTTAGATGGCTATCGTTTGGCAGTAAGGCAAGGTTTTATAGATAATCCCATTAGTTTAAAAGAGGTTGTGCCTGAGAGGACATTATCAGAACTTTATAGAATTACTTCTTTAAGCAGTGAGGATAATATATATATGTCGTATTCCAAAAACCAGATTCTCTTCAGATTAGGAGGGACTTCAATCGTATCAAGGCTGTTAGAGGGAGAATTTATAAACTACAATCAAATCATACCTCAAAACTATACGACCAAAGTTAAGGTAGATGTTCGAGACTTACTGGCTAGTTCGGAAAGAGCTTCTTTAATGGTCGGCAGTGGGGAAAGTAATCTGATTAAGTTGAATTTTTCTAATGATACTCTTGAAATTCGGTCTAATTCAGAAATAGGAACGGTATGTGAACAAGTAGAGGTAGAGATGGAAGGGGACCCCTTAAAAATTGCGTTTAATTCTACTTATCTCATAGATGTACTTAAAGTTATAAGTGATGAGGAAGTATATTTAGAATTTACTACACCTGTAAGCCCATGTGTATTGAGACCAATTACTGGAGATAACTATACGTATTTAATTTTACCTGTACGATATATGGAACATTAAGATGCCAAAAGGTATCTACTGTGTAATCAGGCAAACCTACTAGTGGGTTTGCCTGATTACAGCTAGGGCAGTAAATGAAAGGAGTGTTCATATGGAAATAATAGAGATAAAAACGGAATTCATTAAATTATATCAGCTTTTAAAGTTTGCAGGCATTGTAGAAAATGGAGCAGTTGCTAAACATATTGTTCTTGATGGAGCTGTTAAAGTAAATGATGAAGTGTGTATCCAGCGAGGAAAAAAGATTCGACCAGGCGATGTAGTAGAAATAGAGGGTTTTGAATCTTTAAAAGTCATTGGCGAAGAGCATTAACTAAAAGGCTGTTAAGTTTATGAAGGATGCTAGACTGGGCAAAAGGGGAAAAAATGTATTTATCTAATATAAAGCTAAGTAATTTTAGAAACTATAATGCCTTAAGTACTGAATTAAGCTCGAATATTAATATTATAATAGGAGACAATGCTCAGGGAAAGACAAGTTTATTAGAAGCAGTATACGTCTTGGCTAGGGGCAAGTCGTATAAAAACACCATGAGTGAAATTATTTCATGGAATCGAGAATCCAGCCTTCTAGAAGGGACTTTTCATAAACAGTACTACAAAGATCATGTGCGGATTTCCTTGAATAAACCCAATAAGAGCGCTATTTATATCAATGATAAGAAGGCAAATAAAAGAAGTGCTCTCTGGGAAAATATTCAAGTTGTACTCTTTAGCCCAGAGGATTTAAAAATGATCAAAGAAGGTCCAGATCTAAGGCGAAAATTTATTGATAGTGGGTTAAACAATACAAAGCCAAGCTACGGAAATGTCCTTAGAGACTACTCAAGAGCCCTCTATCAGAGAAATAATTTACTAAAATCTCTACGCCGTAGCAATTACGGTAAAGAAACATTAGAAGTATGGGATCAACAGCTCGTTCATTTAGGACAGAAGATTATCATTTCTAGAATCAACTTTTTAAAAAAGATTAATTCTATCACAAAAGAAATACACTATACTTTAACAAATAAGCAAGAAGAACTAAAATTATTTTATATCTCCAATATTATTAAAAATGGTGAAGACATCGATCATCTAGAGGAAGTATATGAAAAGAAATTTCGCCAAAATTTAGAAAGAGACATACAAAAAGGATATACTAGTATAGGCCCTCATGTTGACGATATAAGAGTTACTATAAATGACTTCGATGCAAAGACTTATGGTTCACAGGGTCAGCAAAGGACAGCTGCCCTATCTTTAAAACTCTCCGAAATCGAATTAATAAAATCAGAAATCGACGAGAATCCCATTATTTTATTAGATGATGTTATGTCAGAGCTAGATGTAAAAAGACAAGAAAAAATTATTAAATACTTTGAGTCCTCTCAGGTATTCATCACGTGTACTGAGATGAATTTCGAAGATTTTCTGGAAAACTTTAATAAAAAAATATATACTATAGAACGTGGACAAATAGTAAAAGAGACATGAGATTTGTTTTATTCCATTAATTATATTATAATTAAGCTTCTATAGAGTGAACAGGAGGAACACATATGGCACAAGAGAATTATGGTGCGGAGCAAATTCAAGTACTAGAAGGCTTAGAAGCTGTTAGAAAAAGACCGGGAATGTATATTGGTAGTACAGGTTCAAAAGGTCTGCATCATTTAGTATATGAAGTTGTAGATAATAGTATCGATGAAGCTTTAGCAGGCTATTGTGATAAAATTACAGTTACTATTCACCAAGATAATTCAATCACGGTTATAGATAATGGTAGGGGAATCCCTACAGGAATGCACCCAAAAATGAAAAAATCAGCAGTAGAGGTGGCTTTAACCATATTACATGCTGGTGGAAAGTTTGGTGGTGGAGGGTACAAGGTTTCAGGGGGGCTCCACGGCGTTGGTATCTCTGTTGTAAATGCATTATCCGAGTCTTTACATGTAGAAATAAAACAAAATGGACAGGTATATAGGCAAACTTATGAAAGAGGAGTACCTACATCTGAATTAGAAGCAGTAGCGACAACCAATCGTACAGGGACTAAAATAACCTTTAGACCAGATCACAAGATTTTCGAGGAATTGGTATACGATTATGAAATATTAGAGCATCGTTTAAGAGAATTGGCCTTTTTAAATAAGGGCATTAAAATAAAATTAGAAGATGAGCGGGAAGAAAAACAAAGCAATGAATACCACTATGAGGGTGGTCTTATTTCTTTTGTAGAATATTTAAATAGAAATAAAGATCCTTTACACGAAAAGGTCATTAACTTTGAAAAGAAAAAGGATGATATATTAGTAGATATCTCAATGCAGTATACAGAGGATTATAGTGAAAATATATATGCATATGCCAATAATATTAACACTATGGAGGGCGGAACTCATTTAAATGGCTTTAAGTCTGCTCTTACAAGGTGTATCAATAATTATGCAAGGCAGTATAAGTATTTAAAAGACAGCGATAAAAATTTAAGTGGTGAAGACGTTCGTGAAGGTTTAACAGCAATTATTAGTATAAAATTGACGGACCCTCAATTCGAAGGTCAAACGAAGACGAAATTAGGTAATACAGAAGTAAAAGGTATTGTAGAAGTTGTTGCAAATGATGCTATCGCATCATTTTTAGAGGAAAATCCTAATGAATCTAAGGTCATTATTGAAAAATCATTAACTGCAGCCAGAGCTCGAAATGCTGCAAAAAAGGCTAGAGAATTGACTAGGAGAAAAAGTGTACTAGAGAGTACTGCATTACCTGGAAAATTAGCGGATTGTAGAGAAAAAGATCCTGCTCTATCTGAAATATACATTGTTGAGGGAGATTCAGCAGGTGGTTCTGCAAAGCAAGGTAGAGATCCAAAGACACAAGCTATTCTTCCACTAAGAGGAAAAATCTTAAATGTTGAAAAGGCTAGATTAGATCGAATATTGAATACGGATACCATTCGCTCTATGATTACAGCCTTTGGAACGAATATAGGACCAGAATTTTCGATTGATAGTGCCAGGTATCATAAAATTATTATAATGACAGATGCGGATGTTGATGGCGCTCATATTCGAACTCTTTTGCTTACTTTCTTATACAGATATATGAGAGGGTTAATCGATGCTGGCTACATTTATATTGCTCAGCCACCTCTCTATAAAGTACAAAAGGGTAAGAGAATAGAGTATTGTTATAGTGATGAAGAGCTAGAAAAGGTTATGGAAGAAATCGGAAGAGATAATAATGTTTCTCTCCAGAGATATAAGGGTCTAGGAGAGATGAATCCAGAACAACTTTGGGAAACGACCATGGATCCCTCTACGAGAATTTTATTACAAGTTACAATAGATGATGCCATAAAGGCAGATGAATCTTTTACCATTTTGATGGGAGATAAAGTTCAGCCAAGGCGTGAATTCATTGAAAAAAATGCGAAAAAAGTTAAGAACTTGGACATATAGGAGGTGCTTAAATGGATAATATGGACATGGAAAAACACGATAAAGTATTGCCAATAGATATCGAACATGAGATGAAAAAGTCTTATATTGATTATGCTATGAGCGTAATTGTAGGAAGAGCACTTCCAGATGTTCGAGATGGTTTAAAGCCAGTTCACAGAAGAATTATTTATGCTATGAGCGAACTGGGTTTATCCCCTGAAAAATCATATAGAAAGTGTGCCAGAATTGTCGGGGACGTACTAGGTAAGTATCACCCTCATGGGGATAGTTCAGTCTACGATGCTTTAGTTCGAATGGCTCAGGATTTTAATTACAGGTATTTATTAGTAAATGGACACGGTAATTTTGGTTCTATAGATGGAGATAGCGCTGCTGCCATGAGATATACAGAGGCTAAAATGGCTAAAATCACTGTGGAGCTTCTTCGTGATATTAATAAAAATACTGTAGATTGGATGCCTAACTTTGATGAGACTCAAAAGGAGCCAATGGTTTTACCTGCTAGATATCCAAATTTATTAGTAAATGGATCTTCAGGAATTGCAGTAGGTATGGCCACAAATATCCCGCCTCATAACTTGAATGAAGTCATCAATGCTACAATACATCTTATAGATCATCCTGATAGCAGTATTCAAGACTTAATTCAATATGTAAAGGGCCCAGATTTTCCTACTGGTGGTATTATTCTAGGAAGAGAAGGTATGAAAAGCGCCTATACTACAGGTAGAGGCAGGATAAAAATAAGAGCTAAGACTCAAATAGAAGATATTACAAACACAAGACAACGAATTGTCATTACAGAGATTCCTTATATGGTAAATAAATCTCGATTAGTTGAAAAAATAGCTGATTTAGTAAAAGAAAAACGAGTAGAAGGAATTTCAGATCTTCGTGATGAGACAGATCGAAATGGTATTCGAATTGTTATAGATTTAAAAAGAGATTTTAATGCGGAAATAATCCTAAATCAATTATATAAACATACTCAATTACAAGATACATTTGGTGTAATTATGTTGGCTTTAGTAGATAATCAACCAAAAGTTCTAAACCTAAAGGAAATGTTAGGATATTATATAGACCATCAAAAAGAGGTTATTGTTCGAAGGACTCAATTTGATTTGCAAAAGGCAGAAGATCGAGCTCATATACTAGAGGGCTTAAGAATTGCCTTAGATAATATTGACCGCGTCATTACAATCATTCGATCATCTAAAAACGGTGAAGTTGCCAAAGATGGTTTAATGGCTGAATTTGCGCTATCTGAAAAACAAGCCCAAGCAATACTAGATATGCGTCTTCAAAGGCTTACTGGTTTAGAGAGAGAAAAAATTGATCTTGAATACAGTGAGTTGATGGAAAAAATAGCAGAATACAAGAGGATTTTATCAGATGATAAATTCATTTTTGAAGTCATAAAAGAAGAGCTTCTTCAAGTAAAAGAAAAATATGGCGATGAAAGAAGAACTGCTTTTGAAGAGGATTATGAAGATATATCCATAGAAGACTTAATTGATGAAGAAGACGTAGTAATTACTATGACTCATGTTGGGTATATTAAGCGAATATCAGCAAGTACCTATACTGCCCAAAAACGAGGCGGAAAAGGTATAACCGCCTTAAGTACAAGAGATAATGACTTTGTAAATTATCTATTTACGACTACCACCCATCATTATATTTTATTCTTTACCAATAAAGGTAAAGTATATCGCTTAAAGGCATATGAAATTCCAGAAGCTTCTAGACAAGCAAGAGGAACAGCCATAGTGAATATACTTCAATTAGAGCAAGATGAAGAGGTAACAACAGTAATACCAATTAAGGAATTTGTCGATGATTTCTATTTGCTTATGAGCACAAAAAATGGAATCATAAAAAGAACAGATCTTTCTCAGTATGATTCCTCTAGGAAAAATGGGCTTATTGCTATTACCTTAAATGAAGGCGATGAACTGATTTCAGTGGAATTAACGGATGGAAATCAAGAAGTGATTATGGGGACAAAGAATGGATATGCTATTCGATTCTCAGAGAATGAAATAAGAGTTGTGGGTAGAACTGCTATAGGAGTAAAAGGAATTTCGCTTCGCGAAGATGATGAAGTTATTGGTGTAGGTATCCTTGATCAAGATAAATATATCTTATGCGTCACTGAAAATGGTTATGGCAAGCTTACTGATGATTCTGCATATCGTGCTCAAAATAGAGCTGGAAAAGGCATACAAACCTATAAAATAACAAACAAAACTGGAAGTCTAGTTGGAATCATCATATGTGACAAAGAAGACGAAATAATGATGATTAATAATCAAGGAATCATCATTCGCATAAAGACATCAGATATATCTGTGATGGGTCGAAGTACTCAAGGCGTACGTTTAATGAAATTAGAAAAAAATGAAAAGATCATAAGTGTAACGAAAGTGATAAGCGAAGATGAAGACGAAGATATAGACATAGATTCAGAAGAATAATAAAAATAGCAATCAGCCACCAGCGGGTGGCTGATTTTTTATAAAGCTCATACCTAGCACCTAGGAGCTTATATTTTTATTGAACAATGAAAAATGAATAATAAACATTGAACAGTACAAATATGCTAGTTTTATTATTTTTAGTATAATTTTAAATGTTCATTGTCCCATGTTCACTGCGACGCAAGTCGCATATTTGCTTACCACCTTACCACCTTGTCAGCTTACCACCTTATTTATTATACAAAAAAAACCAAAGGGTTCATCATCTGTACTAATAAATTGATGTGAGGCTCCTTTTGGGATGATGACAATATCCATAGGCTTAACAATATAAATATCATCATCTACTATTATTTTCCCTTCTCCTCTAGCCACAATAACTGCGTGGACTTCTTGTAATTTTTCAAGGGGAGTAAAGCCATCGAAGCTACATTCATAATAATTCAAATGAAAGCATGTGCCAAAGCCGTTTTCAATGATATGTTGCACAGTGGTTTCATTTTGATTTCTTTCTCCCTCAATAGAAGGCTTAAAATCCTCTTTTTCAACTCCTGACCAGGCAAAATGTTTAAATTTTAATAGATTACTACTTTTACCCAATATATCACACCACTTTCTATTTCTAGTATTTATCATTATGAATTTAGAATATATAAATATTTCTTAAAAGAATTCAATATCATCTAGTTTAACCAAATGGTGGATTTTGATGATAAAAATATATGTAAATAAAGGATAAAGAGTAAGATTACTTTATAAATATAGTACCGTAATAAATAAACAGAAGTAAGTTGATGTATTCTCTAAAATTATGTTATTATTAACTGTAACAATTTTCACAAATGATATACTATACAGATGAACAAAAAGAGCTTAAGAAGCTTGATGACATTATAAAAATATTTTAAATTTATAAAGATAGTTCATCTAACAAATGGAGGTACAAACATGGCAGTTAAAATAGCTCCTTCTATATTAGGAGCAGATTTTGGAAATCTTGAAAATCAAATTAAAAAAGTGGAAGAATGTAATGTAGATTTATTACATATTGATGTAATGGATGGGAATTTCGTGCCTAATATTGCATTTGGACCTGATCAGGTTAAAATGTTAAGAGATAAAACGAATTTACCTTTTGATGTCCATATGATGGTGCAAGATCCTGATCGCTTGATCGGCCGTTTTGCAGAAGCTGGAGCTGATATTATAACAGTACACCAAGAAGCTACTACTCATCTTCATAGGAGTCTAAACTTAATCAAGTCTTATGGTGTTAAATCAGGAGTTGTTCTATGCCCAGCTACTTCTTTAAGTACACTAAAATATGTTTTAGATGAAGTAGATATGATCTTACTTATGACAGTAAATCCAGGTTATGGAGGACAAAGTTTTATCGAAAATTCTCTAGATAAAATAAGAGCTCTAAAAGAGATGATAAAAGGTTACCCTATTGATATACAAATAGATGGTGGTGTCAATTTAGAAACAGCGCCTAAAATTGTAGAAGCTGGAGCAGATGTATTAGTAGCAGGTTCCTTTACATTTAAAGGGGATATACAAAAAAATATCGATGACTTGCGAAGAGTTGTTCTTTAAATTAAACTATGGGTGTTTAACATTTCACAAAAAGGGTATTATATAATTGTTAGCAGCAATTAGAAATAATATAAAATATTTTAACGGAGGTAATAAAATGAAAAAGTATGAATGTACACTATGCGGTTATATTTATGATCCAGCTGAGGGAGATCCAGATAGCGGTATTGCACCAGGTACTGCATTTGAAGATATTCCAGACGATTGGGTATGTCCATTATGTGGAGCAGGAAAAGAAGACTTTACAGTAGTTGAATAATAACGAATAGCTGAAAGCGAAATGCAGAAAGCTGAAAAAAACGGCTCGCCTTTAGGCGAGCTTCTTTTCTATACTAGGAAAATTCTACTTTTTAATCTTAGCTGTTACTTGAGTCATCCTGAGCGTCAGGGTTAAATCTTTGACCCGTAAGACTTGACCCTAGCACTGATGACTGAAGACTGGCCGCTGGTAGCTAATGCACCGTAGGCGCTTTTAAAGAGCATTTAGAATACTTTCATAATCAGATTTTGTTTTAGCTCCTACTTCTCTTCTGATTTCTTCACCATCTTTAAAAATCAATACCGTTGGGATACTCATAACACGGTATTTCATCGCTAAGCTTCTATTTTCATCTACATTTAGTTTAGCAATTTTTATCTTATCTTTATTTTCATCTGCTAATTCGTCAAATATAGGTAATAAAGTTTGACAAGGTCCACACCATTCTGCCCAGAAGTCTACTAAAATAGGAAGTTTGGACTGAAGCACTTCATTTTCAAAATTATTTTCATCAAGAATTATAATATTGGCATTTGCCATTTTTAACATTCTCCCTTCAATAGTTATTTTTTATTTGTACCCAAAAGATAGATTATTAACCGTCATCTAAAGAAAACACCATATGTATATAATCTAAAATTTGTGTTACTATTATCTTAATGTTATTTAGTATTTCATAAAATTCTGTAATTTCTGCGAGCCAATCCGCTAGTTTGCATATTATATCACATGTTTTTTGTTTGATAAAGCATAAGTTCCTATCTTCGCAAAAATCAGTGATTTTTAGCGTGGGTCTAGACTGCTTGTACTCTATCATATTAAGAAAGGAATTTATAGTTTCATGAAAGGATCAATATATAAAGCATTACAAAGAATAACAAATCGAGGAGATTACACGAGATTTCACATGCCAGGTCACAAGGGAAGAAGTAAAGATAATCTTTTTTCTTATGAGTATGATTTTACTGAAATACCAGGCACAGATAATCTAAATAGTCCAGAAGGCCCAATTAAAGAAGCTATGGGTGAAATAGCTAATATATATGGGGTAAAGAAGTCCTTTATATTGGTCAATGGTAGTACGGTTGGTATTCTTGCCTCTATTTTGTCCATTTGCAATAAAGGGGATTCTTTTTTGATTCCTAGGAACTCTCATAAATCTGTGTATTCGGCTTTAATGTTAAAAGAAATTAATCCAGTATATCTATATAATGATGAAGCAAATGAATCTTACCCCATGGTTAATGCAGAGCAGGTAGAAAAAGCCTTTATTAAGCATCCCCATTTAAAGGGAGTGATTATTACTTCACCTACTTACCACGGCATTTGCCTAGATGTAAAATCCATTAGTAAGGTGACGAATACATATAATAAGGTTTTAATTGTAGATGAAGCTCATGGGGCTCACCTAAAGTTTAATGAAAAATTCCCTACCTCAAGTGTAGATTTAGGTGCAGATATCGTTATACAAAGCACCCATAAAACATTAAATTCTCTAAATCAAGGGGCTCTCCTTCATGTGTGTAGCTCAAGGATTTCAACTAATGTAATAAAGAATTATATTAATATTCTTCAAACCACTAGTCCATCTTATCCTATTATGATGTCTATAGAAAATTCCGTTTTAGATGCGAGAGACAGGGGAAGAGAAAGACTAAATCAGTTATTATATTATTATAATAGAATTGAAAAAGAATTAAATAATACTCCTTTTTATTTAAAAGGGTCTGAGCTATTATCTAGTGGCCAAGTATTTGATTATGATAAGTTGAAAATTTGGATTGAAAGTCCTCAGGTTTCTGGAGTATACCTTTCCCATATCCTTAGAAAGAAGTACTCTATCCAAATGGAAATGTGGGACTATAATGGTGTTTTAGCCATGATGGGTATGGGAACAGAAGAAGGAGACGTAGAAAGGCTTGTATATGCATTAAAAGACTGCGCTCATTTAATTGAAGAATATTATGTAAAAAAGAAAAAAATATACTCTTATCCTATAACAAAAAAATGTATAAATCCTTGGGAAGTCATTGAT is a genomic window of Alkalibaculum bacchi containing:
- a CDS encoding aminotransferase class I/II-fold pyridoxal phosphate-dependent enzyme → MKGSIYKALQRITNRGDYTRFHMPGHKGRSKDNLFSYEYDFTEIPGTDNLNSPEGPIKEAMGEIANIYGVKKSFILVNGSTVGILASILSICNKGDSFLIPRNSHKSVYSALMLKEINPVYLYNDEANESYPMVNAEQVEKAFIKHPHLKGVIITSPTYHGICLDVKSISKVTNTYNKVLIVDEAHGAHLKFNEKFPTSSVDLGADIVIQSTHKTLNSLNQGALLHVCSSRISTNVIKNYINILQTTSPSYPIMMSIENSVLDARDRGRERLNQLLYYYNRIEKELNNTPFYLKGSELLSSGQVFDYDKLKIWIESPQVSGVYLSHILRKKYSIQMEMWDYNGVLAMMGMGTEEGDVERLVYALKDCAHLIEEYYVKKKKIYSYPITKKCINPWEVIDRGKEEVLLMESVGRICAEFIIPYPPGIPVLVPGEKIDKNTLLFLRNWEDSDIMGLNEKKIQVIK